The window ATTTTTATCATGTCTGAGATGCTTTGTATGTCTAATTATTTTTTCTATATTTTACTAAACCTTTAAAAGGAATAAGAAACGAGAAAATCAAAAaccttgcagaaaacaaaaaagggACGAAACCTTTCTTCTTGCCGTCGATCGTTGTCTAATTCGATCACAACTTCTACCTCTCCCATGCCGTAGTGCAGCGATGGCAATTGATTACCTCGACCCACCATGCATGAATGTGCAATGATTCCTTCACGTACGTGTGATATTCCATCGTCTGGAAGCGTCTCGTACGTCCGGCACCTCATCCCTAGCCGAAGGGATGAGTCATGCATGCAGCCAGCGCCGGCCCTCGCGCATGCACGCCCCACACGTCGCCTCCCACGCGTCCCGGACCCATTCGTCCACGCGCAGCTGCCGCACCCCGTATAAAATACAGACACATGCAGTCCACAACTCCACATCCAGTTCCAATCACAAGCTCCAAACAAACACAGCAAACCAATCCAGAGTCCCATCGGCTATCAATCAGTAAGAGTAAGAGCCAGCTTCTTGATCGGGGAAGAAGATGCAGGCGGCGAAGGAGAAGGTGAAGGATGGCGTGAGCGCGGTGAAGGCCAAGACCAAGATCGCGCAGGCCAAGGCGTCGGAGAAGGCGGAGGCGGCCACGGCGAGGTCGCACGCGGAGCGGGAGCTGGCGCACGAGCGCGGCAAGGCCAAGGTGGCCGCGGCAAAGATGGAGCTGCACCAGGACAAGGCGCTCCACCGGGAGGAGGCCATGGAGCACCGCATCCACAAGCACGGCGGGGGGCACGGCCGCCACCACCACAAGCACGGCGTCGGCATCGTGGCCGCGCCCCCGCCGGCGACCGGGGCCGGGGCGTACcaccctcctcccgccgccggtggCCACTACTACTGATCAGCTACGCAGCTCGATCGCCAGCTAGATGGGCACATGCGTCGCGTGTGTGTGATGTGATCTCGATACCCAATAAGCCTGTACTTTGTACTGTTCATGTTTGACTTACCCACGCGTGGTTTTTCATTTTGCACTTGGGTTGGATATGAGAGCTGTACTTGATATTTATGCACATATGAATGCATGCGACCTTGTTGGCTTGTCCCGCGAAGTGTATGTTCTTCGCTTGTCCCGCGAGGTGTCTGAATCTAAGAGCCAATATTCACTTGTCCTGCCGTTTGATTTTTGTCAAGTTACATGCTATGTGCATGTCTGACTGAGAAGCGCCTCTAGTTATGAGGCTGAAGGTGTCTCTGAACCAGGCTAAAGTGGAGCGACTACAATAGAAGAAGGGTCACGGGTGCAAAAATAGAAATAATCTGTCTGGGCCATCAGATCCGGGATGAGTGGTCCAGATTCTGATGGATGAATATGAGCACACGAAACCACCCTTAGTTATAGTCGTTTGGCTTTCAGAACCATCTTCTCCACCATAGGAAGTTAGGAACGCGGCAAAGCAGATCAAAATCCCTCAACCCGTGGCCGCCGACTCTTGAACAAGCCCTCCCGACGGTGGCGGCAGATGACAACAAAAGAGTTTTTTCACACATTGAGATTGTAATGTTTGTTCGACCTGAAAAGTTTGATGTTTTACATgagagaaacaaaaaggaaaagattTGAAAAAAGAAAAAGTTTGAAGTAGTAAGTTAGTTGGCTAGCACGGTTGTTGACCGACGAAGATAAGAGACACAAAATAAATGCTTTAAATCAAGAAAGgtctcattttgtatatttattCTGGagcaaaaatctgaaagttttattACATATTCAATTTCTAAAGTTTTTGATTTATAAAGTTTGAATCTATATGTTGTTTCATTAGAGAGAAACAAAAAGGAGAAATTTACATATAGCATGTAAGCACACATCTCAAAGAAATATTGTAGGGATGATGATAAGGGTACCATGTAGCTCAAACTCCGCAAAAACTTTATTAGCTTTGGCGACATTgattctggtgctcgcatttatttctggatttatttcaggattttcggcgatgacgttcccgtcgacgatgaggtgcctacactgacttcgtaaatttcaagatgatagaccGGTTCAATCTTTCGGATGTGCTCATaggggatagggtgtgcgtgtgtatgttcataaggatgagtgtatgcatgtgtatatgagggcttgtgtctgtactgatgtaaaTAAAAACACATTGCAATGTGTTTATAAACAATCAAGCTTTGTTTCAGTTTCACTACGCCTAGGATTGCAGAACAATTAAACCTCAACACAACTGTCTCGATGTCTACATCAATTTGTTATTGCTTATACGGGCTTATTTAACGCACCTTAAACATGCATTGTGCTTATCAGTAATTCAATTTTGTTTACCGTACAATTAGGGGCAGAGCTACAGGGTGGCcgccccaccctgggattttggaccATCCTCTTATACACCTATGCGTTTAGATATGGGCTAGAGAGAAGAAAGAAGCCCAATAACTATTATCGATTGACCCAAGGGACGCACGCAGGAATGCAGCCCTCACATCAAGCAATGTAACCCAGGAGATGAATGACATGTTAAATGCTCCTTACACACAAAATGAGGTAAAAGCGGTACTATTCCAAATGTCCCCCACACAATAACCGGGTCGAGATGAATTTTCAGCTCATTTCTTTCAGCGCCATTGGGTGATTTGTGGGGACGATGTCACCAAAGCGGTTCTTGATATTGTGGATGGGAAGGAGTCGGCAAAAAGAATTGGTGAGACTGTCTTGGTACTGATCCCTAAGGTAAAAAATACCACTTTGTTATCACAATTCCGGCCCATTAGTCTTTGCAACGTCCTCTACAAAATTGCTTCCAAAGTGATTTCCAACCGCCTGAAAATTGTTTTGTCTGAGATTATTTCTGAGGAGCAATCAACATTTGTGCCAGGGAGACTTATTACGGATAACAATGTGACTGCTTATGAGTGTTTACATTTCATGAAGAGTAACAAGGCCAAGAAACACCAATCATGTGCTCTAAAACTTGATACTCCCtctttccatttatatagggcctaatgcgttttttcaaTATcgtctttgactattgataaaattaatagtacatgacatgcataatgtgaaaattatatcattgaaagctcctttcacatacgaatttgacagtatgctttgtgtaagttgcatgtcatatattattgctctaacatttgattAAAATTAGCCtcaaaaaacacattaggccctatatagatggaaggagggagtatgatgaaagcttatgacaGGGTCAAGCGGCAATACCTACAGACAATCATGTTGAAACTGGGTTTCTCTCAGAGATGGGTAGGTATTGTTATGGGTTTGGTGACATCAGTTACTTTTTCAGTTCAGTTTAAAGGAAAGAAGCTGGAAGAGTTCACACCAGCACGAGGGATCAGACAAGGGGATCCGATATCTTCATACTTGTTCTTGCTAGCAGCAGAGGGCTTTTCGTGCCTCTTAAAATCTAGAAGTGAGTCATCCAACATGAGTGGTTTACAAGTGGCGTCCACGTCGCTGAAGGTGAACCATTTATTATTCGAAGATGACAGTCTGCTATTTTTCAAGGCAAATATAGTATTAGTGCTACCGAGGTGAACCTACTGGATAGGTACTGTCAGGCAACGGGCCAGCGGATTAATCACAATAAGTTATCTATCTATTTCAGCAAGGGGGTGCCTGATAGTATCCGGCTAGAAATTAAGACGGTGTTGCAGGTAACCAACGAAACCCTAAATGAGAAATATTTAGGAATGCCATCTAACATTGGAAGCTAAAAATGGTGCCTTTAAATATCTAAAAGACCGCCGATGGAGTAAAGTATGGGGATGGATTGAAAAGACAATGTCATCAGCGGGTAAGGAGGTGTTGGTTAAAGCTGTTGCTCAAGCAGTTCCGGTGTTCTCCATGTCCTGTTTTAAATTGCCACGTGGCTTGTGAGAGCAACTAAATATGTTAATTCGGAAATTTTGGTGAGGGAGTAGGGAAGGAAAGCGCAAACCCCATTGGGTCTCATGGAAGACCATGACACAACCAAATGGTACGGGGGCTTGGGAAATATATTAATATCGCGGAGATACCAACTACACACAACCTTTACACCAACAAAATGTCGCAAAGACATTCAGGATGCACACAAcctgaaaaataaaacaaaaaagaaaggaaaaacaaaGGCCCGCCCAGAGTGATCAACTATTATGGGTTCATATTTTATATTTTTaccacacatgtcacaaaaaatcCAATACAAGATCATTTTTCTTTTGTTCACCGCTATCCAGCTATGTTGACTTCACTACACCATCTTTCACTTATTGATGGCCCCGTTAGTGTGAACTGAGCGTAACTCATATGGTTAGGTTCCTTGTGATGGATCCAATTCACCCGGGTTCAAGTCCTAGATTTTGCATTGGTGGTCGCGTTTTTCAGGATTTGTTTCAGGTCTTCTAATTATGGTTCAGTGGAAGGGGGTAGGTGTGCATGTGCGAGTTCATAGAAATTAGTCGtgcatctgtactgtgttaaaaaaagccTAAATACTTATTAGTGCAGCTGCACTAATTGGGCTTCCCGAGCGCACGCGCTATGCGACAAAAAACTCACACGGCACGGGTTGTATCTGAGGAGACCTGCCATAAAGGGTGTATGTCATAATTACAGTACAAAAAAGAAAAGTATCTGGTCCTCGTCACATCCGAACATAAGTTAAGAAAGAAATAATACGTGCATTTATTTGGGTTTTACAAAATTTAAGAAGCCATAACTTTTGATTTGAGTATCGGAATTTAAATTCGTTTTCACCATTGGGTTTTTCACGACgagttcttcaaaactagatcccatatgggtatatttcgacaaacttttttttGAGCAACTTTAGATGTTGTAGAGGCAACTTTAGTGCTATAGGAAAGCAACTTCTTCTTAGTTTGCCTATCAAGGAGAAGTCCTTATAAGTTGCCTCCCATGACCATGATGTTCACTAAATTCACATATAAGGTGTCTACCACACTATCGAGTATTCCAACACTATGTTCCAGAGTACATGCGGCATGAACTACACCGACATACAACTTGTCCTAGTATCCTAGCCAACTATTTAGCGATGACATGCAAACCGGTCATCATTGTTAGGCAACTAATTATCATTGTCTAGTTCTCATGATTTGTTGGGGTAGTTTCTTGGATTCATTTTGAACAGGTTTTTGCATTAGTGTTTTTTGTAATATAGTTGCTTGGTTTTGCTAGACAGTTGCTTGGATTTTTTTTgctagatttttttttcattttgtgtCTTCTTTGTAATTGACCTGTTTTGGATTTTTGTTAGAATACATAAGTTTCTTGGNNNNNNNNNNNNNNNNNNNNNNNNNNNNNNNNNNNNNNNNNNNNNNNNNNNNNNNNNNNNNNNNNNNNNNNNNNNNNNNNNNNNNNNNNNNNNNNNNNNNNNNNNNNNNNNNNNNNNNNNNNNNNNNNNNNNNNNNNNNNNNNNNNNNNNNNNNNNNNNNNNNNNNNNNNNNNNNNNNNNNNNNNNNNNNNNNNNNNNNNNNNNNNNNNNNNNNNNNNNNNNNNNNNNNNNNNNNNNNNNNNNNNNNNNNNNNNNNNNNNNNNNNNNNNNNNNNNNNNNNNNNNNNNNNNNNNNNNNNNNNNNNNNNNNNNNNNNNNNNNNNNNNNNNNNNNNNNNNNNNNNNNNNNNNNNNNNNNNNNNNNNNNNNNNNNNNNNNNNNNNTAGTTGTACACAAAGGCTATTCAAGTTGGTCATACATTTTTTCTGCCTAAAGTAGACAATCTAAATAGGAATGCTAGGGACAATTGCTTGGTTTTGCTAGGACAATTTTTTCATAGTTGTTATTTAGGAATGCAGTTGCTTAGATTGGATAGTATATTTGCTTGATTTTGTAGGATAGTTATGCTAGAATAATTTTGCATTGTGGTCTGGTAATACATTTGCTTGGTTTTGCTATAAACAGTTTTGCATTGTGTTTTGGCATTACAGTTGCTTGGATTTGCTAGGATAATTGCTTGGATTTTTTGCTAGGAATAGTGGCTTTGGATCTTGCTAGAACAGTTGTATGGATTTCTGCTAGGGGTGCAGTTGCTTAGAGTTTGTTAGAACAATTGCTATATGCATATGTGTATAGTTGCATACACACACAAGATGAGTTGGACTTGCACACATTTTCTTGATTTTCTCATTTTACACAAACCAACTAATAGGAAACACACATGAGTTGCTTGTTGAATGCACTAGAGTTGCACAAAACACCCCCAAAATTTGCTAATTTTTTTGTGTGAGTCCTTGTTTTGCCTCCAATAGCCCCATCAATGGTGAACTTAGACTTTCCATATGTAGCACTAGAGGTACATCATGTTTTGTGTGCTTTTCTCATTTTTTTACACAAACCAACCTAATAGGCGGTCCTACTGAAAAAAAATGAAGTTGCTTTTCTATAGCACTAAAGTTGCCTCCATCGTGCCGTAAGTTGCCTCAAAAAAAAGTTCGACGAAACCTAtctatatgagatctagtttcgaagaactCGTCGCGAGAAAGCCAACTGTGAAAATAAAATTGAATTTCGACACTTAAATCAGAAGTTATAGTTTTTTAAACTTTTTGAATCCACAAATAAATGCACGCGAGGACATGATTCCTTTTTTTTAGTGAACTGCTGTCGTGCGCGTCGGCTGCTTTTTTCTTATTTGGACGAGCGCTAGTTCCCACCAACGGGCGCTGGGGCGCCCGCTAGCCATGTCCTAAAAAAGTGTCCCATTAGCACCCGACCTGTCTGTGCCACTATCCTCTTGTGGGTTGTACTTACTTTATATATATGTAGGTTCACTGCTTCTTGACCACATCGTGGCCAAGGCCCTTGAACACTGAACACCAGCTCCACCTGACGTGGCTCGCATTCGGTCCAGCACAGTCACAATTTCTGGCTGGGCCAAGTCCGTCTAAATAACGCCGTATACGGATGAATACAAACGTGAACAGTTCTACACGACGCAGGCCGGGCTGTGCTTTTGCGAATCACAACGTGCCCTCTGTGTTGGTTGCTTTAATTAATAACCGATTGACAAGGTTTTGCATCATACTGCTTTGATAATTGCAGCGATTATGATGAACTTCTTGAGGATGTCTATGTTCCAGTTGTCTGAAATCATTAAAGAAAAATCCGGTTACCTTTTGTTAGCCTTTTGGATTTACATGGAACGCCACGGAAAAATCATGTTACCTTATGTTGGCTTTTTGGATTTGCATGGAACGCCACGGTTTTTGTCAAATCTTGTTTCAGAAAAAAGATTGGAAATTAATCTATGGACATAAATAGTCTATATATGATGATGAAGCAttattcttattattgcaaatgaaAGTAGATTTGATGTTGCAACATTAATATGTTTATTCTGGCAGAAAAAAATATATCATGAATCAGTCCAATCTGTATGGTGATAGCAAGGCAATGCTGAGATCCATCAGCATCTGTAGGTCATCGCCTTCCTTGACAAGCGCCTCCGCCCCCAGCATATGAAGAAGAGCAAGCCCGCAGTAGCCCCAGACCTCGTTCGCCTCGTCCACACATTCAGGCAGCTCGAAGTTTAGGGGCCCGTCGTTGTCTTCGGCCTCGCTTCTCTTGTCACCCTCGTAGTCCCTCATCAAGGCGTCGCAGAAGTTCAGGACGCCCGCGGTGGCCGTGTAGTCCAGCTCACAGATTCTGAGACGGCGCGCTGTCGTCGACGTGCTGTTCTTGGTGTTGTGCAGCATTTTCTTGACGTTGCCACCGGCGGTGACAACACGCTCCTTGAGGATGTCGACGGGTATGAGCGCCAAGTCGCGACGGTCCTTGGCGTCGGCGCTACGGTTGTCGGAGAGGAGGGTGGAGATGCAAAATTCCGGGGTCACGTAGTTGTAACCTTGATTGTAGCCCTTGGACCAGTTCGATGCGTTCTTGCACTCTTCCACCATGAAGTCAGTTGGCTTGCGCTTGCCACCGACATCGCCGCTGCTCTGAGCAGCGATGGCCAAGGAAAGAAAAATGATGACGATGGCGGAGAAGATGGTGGTGATCATATGTGATGTTGCCATTGCTGCAAGGTCTGTGAGAAGCCTTGAATTGGCTGAGAGTGGTGGGGACAAATGGATAGAGACCGATGACCAAGGCAGAAATGGATGGATGGTTGGATGGATTGAGGTGATATGCATAGGTATTTATACAGTTCAGGCAGTGGGGGTTTCGTGAATGCAAGTATCCAGTTTGGCGGTGGATATCCAAATGATTAGTGTACACTTAATGCAGAGATATGTAAATATTTTGATGCTCACTCTGGATCTCCTGACACAGCTTGATGAGGATTTCGAAATGATTTATATTCATCGTATGCATTGCTTGGGTGGATGTGTCGGTGGTTCATTAATGCAGTATATACAATTTGAACATAGATATCATAATGAATATTGCTTAGGTATGCACAAGTATGTTGGTCCTCATTCTGGATATCCTCGTATTAATGCCTTTTCTATTCACAGATATTATAGGTGCTAATTTTCGTATCTCCCTGTATTAATACAGATCGACTTCCATAGATTTATTGAAGCAACACCTCTTCATCATGGATACCTAAGATACTAACCAATGCATCAGGGGAAAACCATCACCTTTTCATCCTTGATAAAAACATTTTTCTTCCAGATCTCAACTGCGAGAGGTTGCCGTTTTATTTTAAGATCGGTTAAGAAACATTGTTGTTGCTTCTTGAGTATTTGTTTGCCGTTTTATTTCTACTTTGTaagtgctagatacattcatttgagcgACATCTaactcggaacggagggagtataagattgaTTTAGACACATTGTTGTTATCTCTTCAATATTTGTTAATTAGCTCTAGTTCTCGTTTCGTGGGAAAAACAGTAACCAAGGAGTATTTGTAACATGGATCTGCCCAAGTccgactacagaaaatagaaaagcccGACTCCAGAGTCGCCGCAAAAATGAAAATACTGACTTCAGAAATGTACTACGTAGATTTCACAGGAAACACTCAAGAAAAAACTGTAAAAAAAACTGCCTGCAAACCGAAGAGGTAGTCAAGGATTTGGAAATTCAGGGGACTAGAATGAACTTTTCGCTGGACCAGAATTCCCATGTACACCATCAAATCTGAGATGCCAAAGCACAAAGATACAGACTTGCGAAAATAACCAACCAACCGGTTACGACTTACGACAGCAGATGATTCCCGAGATGATAGTAAGATGGGCCAACACTGGCAGAATTCGATTCAAACCTGCCGGAACGGATCAAACTATATTGTCGGGCACTCTTTATTTATCTCACAGGCGTCTCCGGATCCTCCAGGCAGGGAGGGCAATATGCCTCCTATATATATGCTATCTCCGCTATGAGGTTCCCTTGAACTATCGCCTGACTGGCCTCGTCGTTGCGGCGAGCGATGCCTCATGACATCTATGCCGCCTCGCGCACCGGAGGTCAACCATCTTTGCCCGTGATGCTGTGGATCGTCGACGGGCTCAGGCTGGGGAACGTGTGAGGAGCATCGGGGCGGATCTCGATCTTGACATTCTCCTAACGCCCTTACCGGTACTTCTAAGTTGCCTATTGTTCAAACAATAGGTACTGAGCAACCATGATAGGCAAGTTAGGATAATATTAGAAAATTCATAGGTACACATAGCACAGTGAAGTTGCTTTGTATGTAGCTATTGGTTCTCATACGAAAATCATGAAGATTTGAGTGAGTTGGGctgaagaacagagagggagaggCAGAGGCGATGAATGGGGAAATTTCTGGATCTCATCCGATCCATCTTATCTGAATATTGTCTGTACATTTTACACTTGAGCCCTCTTACAGATATGTGAATCTCAACTCAcaccaacactccccctcaagatggggcAAACACATCAGATAGAACCATCTTGctacaaaaaatagaaaacaactTTTTTGGTAGACCTTTTGTTAGAATATCTGCTACCTGACTTGCTGAAGTCACGTATGGCATAAAAACCACTCCTCTATCCAGTTTCTCTTTGATGAAATGACGGTCAGCTTCAACATGTTTAGTACGATCGTGTTGCACTGGATTATTCGCAATATCAATTGCTTCTTTGTAATCGCAGTAAAGCATCAAAGGCTTACTCTGAGATAACCTTAGTTCGGTTAGAAGAATCTGCAGCCATAATAGCTCACATAGGCCATGTGCCATGGATCTAAACTCAGTCTCGGCAGTTGACCTAGCTATCACATTTTGTTTTTTACATCGCCAAGAGACTAAATTTCCCCCAACAAATACACAATAACCAGAAGTGGATCGCCGATCATCTAGAgaaccagcccagtctgcatctgtATAACACTCAACTTGTAAATTCCCTTGCTTTGTATAGAGAAGACCTTTTCCTGGGCACCCTTTAAGGTACCGTAGGATTCTATTAACAGCATCCAGGTGAGCTGTTCTTGGGTTATGCATGAATTGACTCACAACGCTTACGGAAAATGAAATATCAGGACGAGTGTGGGAAAGATAGATCAGCTTACCCATAGGTCTCTGGTAGCGTTCTCTATTACCGGATTCCCTACATCACTACTTAATTTGTCATTCTGTTCAATGGGAGTAGCAGCCGGTTTTGAACCATACATGCCAGTCTCTTTGAGCAGGTCTAATATACCTTTTCGACCACACAAGACTTCTATGCCAAGGAACTACCTCAAGTGTCATAGATCCTTCACTTCAAATTCTTGTGCAAGATGATGCTTCGGGCCGGCAATTTCCTCTGTATCATTGCCTATCatcacaatatcatcaacataaactatCAGTATTGCTACCTTGTTATTAGCATGTTTATAGAAAAATGTGTGGTTAGCAGTGCTCTGTTGATAGCCTCTTTTCAACAGAGCTTGTCTAAAACGATCAAACCACGCCCTTGGTGATTGTTTCAACCCATACAAGGAACGATGTAGGCGTAATACTTTTGCTGTATTACAACTGGAATCAATACCTGGCGGAATTTGCATATACACCTCTTCATGAAGGAATGCATTTTTATGTCCATCTGGTAGATGCTCCAATCAAATTAACTGCACAAGATATGAGAGTCCTCACAGAGTTCATCTTTGCCGCAGGTGCAAAGGTTTCATCATAGTCTATACCATAAGTCTGCGTGTACCTCTTGGCTACAAGGCGTGCTTTGTATCTGTCTATCTTACCCTCTGGCGTGTGCTTAATAGTAAACACCCATTTGCATCCAACCGGTTGCTTACCTAGAGGTAGATCCACGAGCTCCCATGTTTTGTTTTCTCCAGTGCTCTCATCTCATCCAGCGTTGCATCCTTCCATTTTGGGTCTTTCAGGGCAACTTTCCAATCTTTTGGTATGGAAACAAGATCTAGAGAAGCAATAAAACTTTGGAGGGATTGACTACAATATTTGTAGGAGATGTAATTGGCTAAATTATGTTTGTAGTCTTTAAAATATCCTGGTGCATTTCGGGTTCTAGCTGGTCTTCGTAAGGCAATAGGTAAAGTATCTACAGGCGTAGAAGGTTGATTATCACTCTGCCCTGATATACTAGTAGGAGCTATGGAATCAGAAGAGATGGTATTGGTATCTGGGTCCTGACGCACTTGAGACTCCTCACCTTGAGATGGAAGTGATAAGTGTCCTATGCCATCACCCTCGTCTCCATGACAAGAGTTGTCATCACTAACACCATCATTTTCCTCCCCCTGATTTCGAGTGCTATTAGTAGATAGATAATCACCTGAAGTGGGAGCAAGAACAAGGACAGACCTTTCATTTTCCCTTACTTGTTGCTCATCAGGTGGTGACAACGAAATACCAGACCCAACATTTCATTTATAATTTGGTTCATTTTCACGGAAAGTTACATCCATGCTCACAAAAAAAAACGATGCTCTCAAGGACACCAACATCTATAGCCCCCTTTTGAGGGAGAATAACCCATAAACACACATCTAAGAACATAGGGATCTAATTTCCCTACCAAATTTGTATAGTCATGCACAAAACAAAAACTCCCAAAGACCTTTGGGGAAACCACAAATTCATTAGAATTTAAAAGGCATTCAGCGGGAGTTTTGTAACCTAAAATACGAAGAGGCATGCTATCAAGTAAGTTGCAGCTTTAATTGCCTCACCCCAAAGGAATTTGGGCACATTTATTGAGAACATCAATGAACGTGAAACTTCGGGCAAATGCCTATTTTCATGTTTATTGAGAacatcaaccaccgtacccataagggtacgatgttcctccaca is drawn from Triticum dicoccoides isolate Atlit2015 ecotype Zavitan chromosome 4A, WEW_v2.0, whole genome shotgun sequence and contains these coding sequences:
- the LOC119289920 gene encoding late embryogenesis abundant protein 6-like, producing MQAAKEKVKDGVSAVKAKTKIAQAKASEKAEAATARSHAERELAHERGKAKVAAAKMELHQDKALHREEAMEHRIHKHGGGHGRHHHKHGVGIVAAPPPATGAGAYHPPPAAGGHYY